A genome region from Neptunomonas japonica JAMM 1380 includes the following:
- the paaI gene encoding hydroxyphenylacetyl-CoA thioesterase PaaI produces the protein MTADQLAKACSTAMHANDHAAQTLGMDIIEIRSGYAHLEMTVRKDMLNGHAICHGGIIFTLADTAFAHACNSYNKVTVASGCSIDFAAPGREGDRLKAIAQERHRKGRTGIYDITVYNQKDETLAFFRGKSHQINGVLIDEPEDLAPPSAQQENNS, from the coding sequence ATGACAGCTGATCAACTAGCCAAGGCATGCAGTACCGCTATGCATGCAAATGACCATGCAGCCCAAACACTCGGCATGGACATTATTGAAATACGTTCTGGCTATGCACACCTTGAAATGACCGTGCGAAAAGACATGCTTAATGGCCATGCAATCTGTCATGGAGGCATTATCTTTACTCTCGCAGACACGGCCTTTGCGCACGCCTGTAACAGCTACAATAAAGTAACCGTAGCCAGTGGATGCAGCATTGACTTTGCAGCACCAGGACGTGAAGGTGATCGCCTAAAAGCCATTGCTCAAGAGCGTCATCGAAAAGGCCGCACCGGCATCTACGACATTACTGTTTATAACCAAAAGGACGAAACTCTCGCCTTTTTCCGTGGTAAGTCTCATCAAATTAATGGCGTCCTCATCGACGAGCCAGAAGATCTAGCCCCACCATCGGCACAACAGGAGAACAATTCATGA
- a CDS encoding TRAP transporter small permease subunit, with translation MSKQDNNELDDLRLLETMEGIEKQQDVAHVWISDQLDKFIRWFCHIFCWCNAVLIGCIILQVVLRYGFNNSLIVLEELQWHLYAIGVMFGVSYAQINNAHIRVDILHARFSDTTKRCIDIFGIMFFILPFCFVVIDQSLDFVADSWRVNESSDAPLGLPARWLIKSVIPLSFILLTLASVSRLIRDVVVIYRGLKSGN, from the coding sequence ATGAGCAAACAAGATAATAATGAGCTGGATGATCTTCGGCTGCTTGAAACGATGGAAGGCATAGAAAAGCAACAGGATGTTGCTCATGTTTGGATCTCAGATCAATTAGACAAGTTCATACGTTGGTTTTGTCATATCTTCTGTTGGTGTAATGCTGTACTGATTGGCTGCATTATCCTTCAAGTAGTTTTGAGATATGGCTTTAATAATAGTCTGATCGTTTTAGAAGAGCTGCAATGGCACCTTTATGCCATTGGGGTGATGTTTGGCGTATCATACGCTCAAATCAATAATGCGCACATCCGAGTTGATATTTTACATGCAAGATTTTCTGATACGACTAAGCGCTGTATAGATATCTTTGGCATTATGTTTTTTATCCTACCTTTTTGCTTTGTCGTTATCGATCAGAGCCTTGATTTTGTAGCTGATTCGTGGCGCGTGAATGAAAGCTCAGACGCCCCACTTGGGCTTCCTGCCCGCTGGCTTATTAAGTCTGTTATACCTCTCAGTTTTATTCTCTTAACGTTAGCATCAGTATCCCGCCTGATTCGCGATGTTGTTGTAATTTATCGAGGATTAAAAAGTGGAAATTAA
- a CDS encoding TRAP transporter large permease yields the protein MEINEILVICMFASFVLFLFSGIPVAFVLAGIGVIFAGIGYFADMYLDATTGLDYLTLGIVVNRIYKIMDNWVLVALPMFIFMGLMLDKSGVAERLMLSMQRVFGKLHGGLAITVTLLGMILAAATGIIGASVVLLGLMSLPIMLKQGYNKPLALGTICGAGTLGILIPPSIMLVIMADQLSLSVGDLFMGAVFPGLLLGSLYVIYIVLIGFFKPTLVPLSSNQPPMEWALVWDLVKAIIPPLTLVFAVLGSVFSGIATPTEASGVGALGALALAAVNKKLNTSVFIEVLRSTFNNTAYIFAIILGATCFALVMRELGGDELIESAFSSLNVGDYETIFIILAVVFLLGFVLDWIEITLIILPLLAPIISGLSLDVNGYGSVDNPQLVWFVMLVAVTLQTSFLTPPVGFALFYLKGVCPPDVTLMDLYKGVIPFIIIQVVALLIILFNPSLVTWLPAMAY from the coding sequence GTGGAAATTAATGAAATTTTAGTCATATGCATGTTTGCTAGCTTCGTCTTGTTTTTGTTCTCTGGTATACCTGTTGCGTTTGTTTTAGCTGGTATTGGAGTCATTTTTGCTGGTATTGGTTATTTTGCAGATATGTATTTAGATGCAACGACAGGGCTTGATTACTTAACACTTGGGATTGTCGTTAATCGTATCTATAAAATTATGGATAATTGGGTGCTTGTTGCCCTTCCCATGTTCATCTTTATGGGGCTTATGCTTGATAAATCCGGTGTAGCAGAACGACTAATGCTTTCTATGCAGCGAGTTTTTGGCAAACTTCATGGAGGACTAGCAATAACTGTTACTTTACTTGGGATGATTCTAGCAGCAGCTACAGGAATAATTGGTGCGTCCGTTGTTCTATTGGGGTTAATGTCTCTACCTATTATGCTTAAACAGGGTTATAACAAGCCTCTAGCTTTAGGAACTATATGTGGCGCTGGCACACTTGGCATCTTAATACCGCCTAGTATTATGCTCGTTATAATGGCCGACCAGCTTAGCCTGTCCGTTGGTGATTTATTTATGGGAGCAGTGTTTCCTGGCCTTCTATTAGGGTCACTTTATGTTATTTACATCGTTTTGATTGGTTTCTTTAAGCCCACATTAGTTCCATTAAGCTCTAACCAGCCTCCAATGGAGTGGGCATTAGTTTGGGATTTAGTTAAAGCAATAATACCGCCATTGACTCTTGTTTTTGCTGTATTAGGATCAGTTTTTTCAGGTATTGCGACTCCTACTGAAGCTTCAGGGGTGGGCGCATTAGGTGCGCTAGCTTTGGCCGCTGTTAATAAAAAGCTAAACACTTCTGTTTTTATCGAAGTACTCCGATCTACTTTCAACAATACGGCTTATATTTTTGCAATTATCTTGGGAGCCACCTGTTTTGCTTTGGTTATGAGGGAACTAGGGGGTGATGAGCTAATCGAGTCTGCTTTCTCTTCTTTGAATGTAGGTGACTATGAAACCATTTTTATTATTTTAGCGGTCGTTTTTTTATTAGGTTTTGTCTTAGATTGGATAGAAATTACTTTAATCATCCTTCCACTATTGGCTCCAATTATTTCAGGACTCAGCTTAGATGTTAATGGTTATGGTTCTGTGGATAATCCTCAGCTGGTTTGGTTTGTTATGCTTGTTGCGGTGACCCTACAGACCTCGTTCCTAACCCCTCCTGTTGGCTTTGCATTGTTCTACTTAAAAGGTGTTTGTCCTCCAGACGTAACGCTTATGGATTTATATAAAGGCGTAATCCCCTTTATTATTATTCAGGTTGTGGCTCTGCTGATCATTTTATTCAATCCATCATTGGTAACCTGGCTACCCGCAATGGCATATTAG
- a CDS encoding Rrf2 family transcriptional regulator gives MQLSRFTDYTLRVLFYAAINNDRLTTLSEIAQFYDISIEHLRKVVHALSKSGYLKTFRGKNGGIQLGMDPADINIGEVVQQAEGIRPIIDCEHHGCRLTHFCTLQPILNKAKHAFMAVLKEHTLADLITSKPMQRGLIGSDLANSVADS, from the coding sequence ATGCAACTCAGCCGCTTTACCGACTATACATTACGCGTACTTTTCTACGCGGCCATCAATAATGATCGCCTGACTACGCTCTCTGAAATTGCCCAATTCTATGACATTTCCATTGAACATCTACGCAAAGTTGTTCATGCGCTCTCAAAGTCCGGCTATTTAAAGACCTTTCGTGGTAAAAATGGCGGTATCCAATTAGGCATGGATCCTGCTGACATCAATATTGGTGAAGTCGTGCAGCAAGCAGAGGGCATTCGCCCTATTATCGATTGCGAACACCATGGGTGCCGACTCACGCATTTTTGTACTTTACAACCAATTCTGAACAAAGCAAAACACGCTTTCATGGCAGTACTCAAAGAACACACATTAGCTGATTTAATTACCAGCAAACCTATGCAACGCGGTCTTATTGGTTCTGACTTGGCAAATTCCGTAGCTGATTCTTAA
- a CDS encoding UxaA family hydrolase, producing the protein MSGIKDQEVFRLSELDNVVVAKSSLREGKVLLSEGVTLNSDVSAGHKIATHAIPKNSQIVKYGTPIGIASQSIRAGDLVHTNNCEFKAFKVEQKSHSKKLSAQEKEATKVRSFNGFVRTDNQVGTRNYIGILTTVNCAGSVARMIDSEVNKKGLLDKYPNVDGVVVCVHNTGCGMGSTGDGFNILNRTIQGYSTNPNFSGILLLSLGCEVYQSKNLLNEEASTAPDSSSTLIKQLGIQNSGGTEKSIKLGIELLISLLEHANQFTREKVPLSKLKVGLQCGASDGYSGISANPALGKAADLLVEHGATAILSETTEIYGAEHLLIERARNKDVADQIRNLIDWWEKYTVKTGNEIDNNPSPGNKAGGLTTILEKSLGAVSKSGSTPLTAVYSYAEKITEPGLVFMDSPGFDPCAVTGQIAAGANLICFTTGRGSVFGSKPSPTIKISSNSDLYKRLSDDIDINCGKVIDGELTISDMGLIIFEEIIRIASGEKTKSEKYGFGNEEFVPWNIGAVV; encoded by the coding sequence ATGTCGGGTATAAAAGATCAAGAAGTTTTCAGATTAAGTGAGCTAGATAATGTAGTTGTTGCTAAATCATCTTTAAGAGAAGGTAAGGTATTGTTATCAGAAGGGGTAACTTTAAATTCTGATGTCTCTGCAGGTCATAAGATTGCCACGCACGCAATCCCTAAAAACTCCCAGATAGTAAAGTACGGAACTCCAATAGGAATCGCCAGCCAGTCAATACGTGCCGGAGACTTAGTCCATACAAATAATTGTGAATTTAAGGCCTTTAAAGTAGAGCAAAAATCTCACTCCAAAAAGTTAAGCGCACAAGAGAAAGAGGCTACGAAAGTACGTTCTTTTAATGGTTTTGTTCGTACTGATAATCAGGTTGGTACTAGAAATTACATAGGAATACTGACAACGGTTAACTGCGCAGGATCCGTTGCTCGGATGATCGATAGTGAAGTTAATAAAAAGGGACTACTAGATAAATACCCTAATGTTGATGGTGTCGTTGTCTGTGTTCATAATACTGGTTGCGGCATGGGATCCACTGGTGACGGTTTTAACATTCTAAATCGCACTATCCAGGGTTATTCAACAAACCCAAACTTTTCTGGAATCCTTCTCTTAAGCTTAGGTTGCGAAGTTTATCAATCTAAGAACCTCCTCAATGAGGAAGCATCTACTGCCCCCGATAGTAGTTCAACCTTAATAAAGCAGCTTGGTATCCAAAATTCTGGGGGTACAGAAAAGTCTATTAAGTTAGGCATAGAACTGCTGATATCGCTTTTAGAGCATGCCAATCAGTTTACGCGAGAAAAGGTCCCACTTAGCAAGTTGAAAGTTGGGCTTCAATGCGGGGCTTCTGATGGCTACTCGGGAATAAGTGCCAACCCAGCATTAGGTAAAGCCGCCGACTTACTAGTGGAGCATGGAGCGACGGCTATTCTCTCCGAAACGACCGAAATATATGGGGCTGAGCACCTGCTTATTGAAAGAGCACGTAATAAAGATGTCGCTGATCAAATACGAAATCTAATTGATTGGTGGGAAAAATATACGGTCAAAACTGGAAATGAAATTGATAACAACCCATCACCTGGAAATAAGGCAGGTGGGTTGACGACTATTCTTGAAAAGTCATTAGGGGCCGTTAGCAAATCAGGAAGTACTCCTTTAACCGCTGTATACAGCTATGCAGAAAAAATAACTGAGCCTGGATTAGTTTTTATGGATAGCCCAGGATTTGATCCTTGTGCCGTAACAGGGCAGATTGCCGCAGGAGCTAACCTTATCTGCTTCACAACAGGCCGCGGTAGTGTTTTTGGCAGTAAACCATCTCCGACTATAAAAATATCCAGTAATAGTGACCTTTATAAACGTCTTTCTGATGATATTGATATTAACTGCGGAAAGGTTATCGACGGTGAATTAACTATATCCGATATGGGCCTCATTATTTTTGAAGAAATTATCCGAATTGCGTCTGGAGAAAAAACAAAGAGTGAGAAATACGGATTCGGAAACGAAGAGTTTGTACCTTGGAATATTGGTGCAGTGGTTTAA
- a CDS encoding fumarylacetoacetate hydrolase family protein — protein MKLVRFGLENNERPGVVDSKGKIRDLSSVISDLEGDNLSPESLEKLKAIDIEKLALAPSDVRLGPPVTGVRKIVCVGLNYRDHAEECKLDIPEEPLLFMKAASSISGPFDDIVFPKGSEKGDWEVELGIVIGSKATNVEECSADKYIAGYCIVNDVCERAFQLEHGGQWCKGKSADTFAPIGPWLVTTDEIKPDSLPIALNRNGERMQDSNTKHLIFNVAQLVSYISKYMTLETGDIIATGTPGGVGLGYIPPKYLKPGDELELSISGLGVQRQVVRFN, from the coding sequence ATGAAATTAGTTCGATTCGGTTTAGAGAATAATGAAAGACCTGGTGTTGTCGATTCTAAAGGAAAAATTCGAGATCTTTCTAGCGTCATATCAGACCTAGAAGGAGATAACCTTTCGCCAGAAAGTCTCGAGAAACTTAAAGCTATAGATATAGAAAAGTTAGCACTAGCGCCTTCAGACGTTCGTTTAGGGCCTCCGGTTACAGGGGTTCGTAAGATCGTTTGTGTAGGGCTAAATTACAGAGATCATGCCGAGGAGTGCAAACTAGATATTCCCGAAGAACCATTACTGTTTATGAAAGCAGCAAGCTCAATTTCAGGCCCTTTCGACGATATTGTATTTCCAAAAGGATCTGAAAAAGGAGACTGGGAAGTTGAGCTTGGTATTGTTATCGGCTCTAAGGCAACTAACGTAGAAGAGTGCAGTGCGGATAAATATATTGCAGGTTACTGTATTGTAAACGATGTATGTGAACGAGCATTCCAATTAGAGCATGGTGGCCAATGGTGTAAAGGTAAGTCGGCTGACACTTTCGCACCAATTGGTCCGTGGCTTGTAACGACTGATGAAATTAAACCTGACTCACTTCCTATCGCACTAAACCGAAATGGTGAGCGAATGCAAGACAGCAATACAAAGCACCTTATCTTTAACGTAGCGCAACTCGTCAGCTACATTAGTAAATATATGACCTTGGAAACAGGCGATATTATCGCAACAGGTACTCCAGGAGGGGTAGGGTTAGGCTATATTCCACCGAAATATCTGAAACCTGGTGATGAACTAGAATTATCAATCAGTGGCCTTGGCGTTCAACGCCAAGTAGTTCGTTTTAATTAA
- a CDS encoding TRAP transporter substrate-binding protein gives MKKIIKSKALLSFAMLAATSIGGQASAANKVLLKMPTAYGTHLPVLGETQTWLVDQVATISSKRVKIKLYEPGKLVAPFEILDVVSKGKANAGFGSPGYWAGKMPASPLFNSVPFGPDAGEYLAWIYFGNGGKLWQQMYDDAGYNVKPMLCGMLPPETSGWFSKEINSPDDLKGLKMRFAGLGGKVMQKLGVSVTLLPGGEIFPSLEKGAIDATEFSMPSIDSKLGFHKLVKYNYFPGWHQQASTMELLINKDTWNSMDETQQAALEVSCRAAVTYSLAIGEASQFKTMNDNVENKGVTNVRWSDEMLETFKNTWDEVAEEQSSNDPFFKVVLDDLNSFRDQYSIWGKNAFLPK, from the coding sequence ATGAAAAAAATAATAAAATCAAAAGCACTATTATCATTTGCGATGTTAGCAGCAACATCAATTGGAGGGCAGGCTAGCGCAGCCAATAAAGTACTGCTGAAGATGCCTACCGCATATGGAACTCACCTCCCTGTTCTGGGTGAAACGCAGACGTGGCTTGTGGATCAAGTTGCTACTATTTCAAGTAAGCGCGTAAAAATCAAACTATACGAGCCTGGAAAATTAGTTGCGCCTTTTGAAATACTAGATGTTGTATCAAAAGGAAAAGCCAATGCTGGTTTTGGCTCACCCGGCTACTGGGCCGGAAAAATGCCAGCTTCACCGCTCTTTAACTCTGTTCCTTTCGGCCCCGATGCAGGGGAATACCTTGCGTGGATCTATTTTGGCAATGGCGGAAAGCTGTGGCAACAAATGTATGATGATGCGGGTTATAACGTAAAACCTATGCTGTGTGGCATGCTGCCTCCAGAAACGTCCGGTTGGTTTAGTAAAGAGATTAATTCACCAGATGATTTAAAAGGCCTAAAAATGCGATTCGCAGGGCTTGGTGGGAAAGTGATGCAAAAACTAGGCGTCTCTGTCACGCTTTTGCCAGGCGGTGAAATTTTCCCTTCATTGGAAAAAGGAGCTATTGATGCTACAGAGTTTTCTATGCCTTCAATTGATTCGAAACTTGGGTTTCATAAGCTAGTTAAATATAACTACTTTCCTGGCTGGCATCAGCAAGCAAGCACAATGGAGCTTTTGATCAACAAAGATACCTGGAACAGCATGGATGAAACACAACAAGCCGCTCTCGAAGTTAGCTGTCGCGCAGCTGTTACCTACTCTTTGGCTATTGGTGAAGCTTCTCAATTCAAAACGATGAACGATAACGTTGAGAATAAAGGCGTTACAAATGTCCGTTGGTCGGATGAGATGCTAGAAACCTTCAAAAACACATGGGATGAAGTTGCAGAAGAGCAGTCTAGTAACGATCCGTTCTTTAAAGTGGTCTTAGATGACCTGAACTCCTTTAGAGATCAGTATTCTATCTGGGGTAAAAACGCATTCCTCCCTAAATAA
- a CDS encoding GntR family transcriptional regulator, whose protein sequence is MLKKTKLDRGLPRAQQIYNILKNAIILNELMPGEPISKEQLSELFGVSRTPISDALAKLAESGLVDIYPQHGTFVSKISRERVYEGAFVRNALEVAIVKSVAENITPEQLERLQSNLRIQRLIVSSADFESFYKYDNEFHELLCSFTGYKRVGLVIENAKTQLDRTRRLMAPIAGSTERALKEHELIFDALRKGDSLAAQKAMTQHLNMSMKTVETVYNENRGIFTEDE, encoded by the coding sequence ATGTTGAAAAAAACAAAGCTTGATCGAGGCCTACCCCGAGCACAGCAAATCTACAATATTTTAAAAAATGCCATTATTTTAAATGAGCTTATGCCTGGAGAGCCTATAAGCAAAGAGCAGCTTAGTGAGCTCTTTGGTGTTTCTAGAACACCTATATCTGATGCTCTAGCGAAGTTAGCCGAAAGCGGTCTTGTAGATATTTACCCTCAGCACGGAACATTTGTGTCAAAAATAAGCCGTGAAAGAGTCTATGAAGGTGCATTTGTTAGAAATGCTCTTGAAGTTGCCATAGTTAAATCTGTTGCTGAAAATATTACCCCTGAGCAATTGGAGCGCTTGCAAAGTAATCTGCGTATCCAACGGCTTATAGTTTCTTCAGCTGATTTTGAGTCATTTTACAAATATGACAACGAATTTCATGAACTTTTATGCAGCTTTACAGGGTATAAGCGAGTTGGGCTTGTTATAGAAAATGCTAAAACCCAACTAGACCGTACTCGTCGATTAATGGCGCCGATAGCCGGAAGTACAGAAAGAGCACTTAAAGAGCATGAATTAATATTTGATGCACTTAGGAAAGGGGATTCTCTTGCTGCTCAAAAGGCCATGACTCAGCACCTAAATATGTCTATGAAGACCGTTGAAACTGTTTACAATGAAAATAGAGGGATATTCACAGAGGATGAATAG
- the paaK gene encoding phenylacetate--CoA ligase PaaK, whose amino-acid sequence MSIEKTRSGSLDDIEMASIDELRALQLKRMRWSIAHCYNNVPAYRQMCKDKGVHPFDLKKLEDLKLFPFTQKDYLRNNYPFGTFAVPNRDVVRIHASSGTTGKPTVVGYTQNDIDTWANVVARSIRAAGGHHGDKVHISYGYGLFTGGMGAHYGAERLGCTVIPMSGGQTEKQVQLMKDFDPDIIMVTPSYMLNLIDEMDRQGVDPLKLSLRLGIFGAEPWTEEMRKNIESRLGIDALDIYGLSEVMGPGVAQECLESKDGPTIWEDHFYPEIIDPNTGEVLPDGEYGELVFTSLTKEALPIIRYRTRDLTRLLPGTARPMRRIDKITGRSDDMMIIRGVNVFPTQIEEQILKVSTLAPHYEIIVTKDGNLDKVEVKVEMTPDARDADQQAATKELQHHIKAVVGISTRITVVDGGAIPRSEGKAKRVFDKRKDN is encoded by the coding sequence ATGTCTATTGAAAAAACCCGCAGCGGTTCGCTAGATGATATCGAAATGGCGAGCATTGACGAACTACGTGCATTACAGCTCAAACGTATGCGCTGGAGTATTGCTCACTGTTATAACAATGTTCCGGCTTATCGTCAGATGTGTAAAGACAAAGGGGTTCACCCTTTCGATCTGAAAAAACTAGAAGACCTAAAATTATTCCCGTTTACTCAAAAAGATTACCTGCGTAACAATTACCCATTTGGAACATTTGCTGTACCCAACCGTGATGTGGTTCGTATCCATGCATCCAGTGGTACAACAGGTAAGCCTACCGTTGTTGGCTACACACAAAACGATATTGATACCTGGGCAAATGTTGTAGCTCGTTCAATTCGTGCAGCTGGCGGCCACCATGGAGATAAAGTTCATATCTCATACGGTTACGGCTTATTTACGGGTGGTATGGGCGCACATTATGGTGCAGAACGTTTGGGTTGTACTGTTATCCCAATGTCAGGTGGCCAGACTGAGAAACAGGTCCAACTGATGAAGGACTTTGATCCAGACATCATCATGGTGACACCCTCTTATATGCTCAACTTGATTGATGAAATGGATCGCCAAGGCGTAGATCCACTTAAACTTTCACTGCGTCTTGGCATCTTCGGTGCAGAGCCATGGACAGAAGAGATGCGTAAGAATATTGAATCACGCCTAGGTATAGACGCGCTTGATATATACGGTCTTTCTGAAGTTATGGGCCCTGGTGTTGCTCAGGAATGCCTTGAAAGCAAAGATGGTCCAACCATTTGGGAAGATCACTTCTACCCAGAAATTATTGATCCAAATACAGGCGAAGTTCTACCTGATGGCGAATATGGCGAGTTAGTTTTCACCTCTTTAACAAAAGAAGCGCTGCCTATTATTCGTTATCGTACCCGTGATCTGACTCGTTTATTACCAGGTACCGCACGTCCAATGCGTCGTATCGATAAAATCACTGGCCGCTCAGATGACATGATGATTATTCGTGGTGTTAACGTTTTTCCAACACAAATCGAAGAGCAGATTCTTAAAGTTTCTACCTTGGCTCCGCATTATGAAATCATTGTGACCAAAGACGGCAACCTGGATAAAGTCGAAGTAAAAGTTGAAATGACACCGGATGCTCGTGATGCAGACCAGCAAGCGGCAACCAAGGAGCTTCAGCATCATATTAAAGCCGTGGTAGGTATTAGTACGCGTATTACGGTTGTAGATGGTGGCGCTATTCCTCGCTCAGAAGGTAAAGCAAAACGCGTTTTTGATAAGCGTAAAGACAACTAA
- the pcaF gene encoding 3-oxoadipyl-CoA thiolase — MKDAFICDAVRTPFGRYAGGLASVRADDLGAIPIKALMERNPEVDWATVEDVIYGNANQAGEDNRNVARMSTLLAGMPVVIPGTTINRLCGSGMDAIGMAARAIKSGETELMIAGGCESMSRAPFVMGKAESAFSRNPNGLYDTTIGWRFINKKMKEQYGVDSMPETAENVAEEFNISREDQDLFAFRSQQKTAAAMEKGLFKEEIVPVVIPQRKGDPIVVDTDEHPRASTTLADLAKLKTPFRAGGSVTAGNASGVNDGACALLIASAEAAKANGLTPKARIVAMAAAGLEPRIMGFGPAPATRNVLKKAGLTLEQMDVIELNEAFASQGLAVMRDLGLPDDAANVNPNGGAISLGHPLGASGARLVTTAMYQLHRTGGRYALCTMCIGVGQGIAMIIERV; from the coding sequence ATGAAAGATGCTTTTATATGCGACGCAGTCCGTACACCGTTCGGACGCTATGCTGGCGGCTTAGCTTCTGTTCGCGCAGATGACCTTGGTGCTATTCCAATCAAAGCGCTAATGGAACGTAACCCCGAAGTTGACTGGGCAACGGTTGAAGATGTTATCTACGGAAATGCTAACCAAGCGGGTGAAGACAACCGCAACGTAGCGCGCATGTCAACTTTGCTGGCCGGTATGCCCGTTGTCATACCAGGCACTACGATTAATCGTTTATGTGGTTCCGGCATGGACGCTATTGGCATGGCAGCACGTGCGATTAAGTCCGGCGAAACAGAGTTAATGATTGCCGGTGGTTGTGAATCAATGTCTCGCGCACCTTTTGTTATGGGCAAAGCAGAGTCTGCTTTTAGCCGTAACCCAAATGGCCTTTATGACACAACAATCGGCTGGCGCTTCATCAATAAGAAGATGAAAGAGCAATATGGTGTTGATTCTATGCCAGAAACCGCTGAAAACGTTGCTGAAGAATTTAACATTTCGCGTGAAGACCAAGATCTTTTCGCATTTCGCAGTCAACAAAAAACGGCTGCCGCTATGGAAAAAGGTCTCTTTAAAGAAGAGATCGTACCTGTCGTCATCCCACAACGAAAAGGTGATCCCATCGTTGTCGATACCGATGAACATCCCCGCGCTTCCACCACATTAGCTGACCTTGCGAAGCTAAAAACACCGTTCCGTGCGGGTGGTTCTGTTACAGCGGGTAATGCATCAGGTGTAAATGATGGCGCCTGCGCACTATTAATCGCCTCAGCTGAGGCCGCTAAAGCAAACGGCCTTACACCAAAAGCTCGTATTGTTGCGATGGCAGCAGCGGGTCTTGAGCCTCGTATTATGGGTTTTGGCCCAGCACCCGCTACGCGTAATGTGCTGAAAAAAGCAGGACTCACACTAGAGCAGATGGATGTCATAGAGCTTAACGAAGCATTTGCGTCACAAGGCCTCGCTGTTATGCGTGATTTAGGCTTGCCTGATGATGCTGCCAACGTTAACCCTAACGGCGGAGCTATCTCTCTAGGCCACCCTCTTGGCGCAAGTGGAGCACGATTAGTGACAACCGCTATGTACCAACTTCATCGTACTGGTGGTCGCTATGCTCTATGCACTATGTGCATCGGCGTTGGTCAAGGAATAGCGATGATTATTGAGCGCGTTTGA